A genomic stretch from Lathyrus oleraceus cultivar Zhongwan6 chromosome 2, CAAS_Psat_ZW6_1.0, whole genome shotgun sequence includes:
- the LOC127121703 gene encoding uncharacterized mitochondrial protein AtMg00860-like, whose product MFLWEGDQVLVMFASLRVENDWAASDMSVVCKFPDVFPEDICDLHSKREIKFAIDLFLKEKNLYVKLSKYEFRLQEVSFLGHVISGGGIVVDPSKVDVVLQWEAPKSVIEIKSFLGLVGYYIIFIEIVLKMALPLTQLTRNGQDFVWDVRCEESFQELKKKLTMTPILILPNVKEAFVVYCDMSKMGLGGVLMQYGKVVNYASRQLKNHERKYPTPDLELAALVFVLIL is encoded by the exons ATGTTTTTGTGGGAGGGTGATCAAGTTCTTGTGATGTTCGCTTCTCTGAGAGTGGAGAACGATTGGGCGGCTAGTGATATGTCGGTGGTGTGTAAATTTCCTGATGTTTTCCCTGAAGATATTTGTGACTTGCATTCGAAACGTGAAATTAAGTTTGCCATAGATTTA TTTTTGAAGGAGAAGAATTTGTATGTCAAGTTATCCAAATATGAGTTCAGGTTGCAagaagtaagttttcttggtcatgtgatttctGGTGGTGGGATAGTGGTAGATCCGTCCAAGGTAGACGTAGTGCTACAATGGGAGGCTCCTAAGTCTGTTATAGAGATCAAAAGTTTTTTGGGGTTAGTTGGTTACTACATAATATTTATCGAAATTGTTTTGAAGATGGCTCTGCCCTtgactcagttgactcgaaaTGGTCAAGATTTTGTGTGGGATGTCCGGTGCGAAGAAAGCtttcaagaactcaagaagaagttgacgATGACGCCAATTCTAATTTTACCAAATGTGAAGGAAGCCTTTGTGGTATATTGTGATATGTCCAAGATGGGCTTAGGTGGTGTACTTATGCAATATGGAAAAGTAGTAAATTATGCTTCGCGACAACTAAAAAATCATGAGAGGAAATATCCTACCCctgatttagagttggcagcaTTGGTGTTTGTGCTGATATTATAG